In one Geoglobus acetivorans genomic region, the following are encoded:
- a CDS encoding terminase large subunit domain-containing protein, which yields MNDLISELSKDRKKIKQAIKDPVLFTQFFLYHKPHPAQEQILRDRCQFLTVVAGRRFGKTKAMAFSAIHYAVTHPGSIQFILAPSYNQANIMFWEITSLLSKSILVHLVERVYKTPFSRIIFKNGSEIHARSTTKPEYLRGHKAHRVILDEAAYIPDDVVSQVVEPMLADYNGSWIKIGTPFGKNHFYDTYLKGQSEEFPDYSSYRFPSTANPHISHEFIEKKKREYGENSIIFRTEYLAEFVEDQNAVFRWEDIQKNVASIELLDRGHPARRYVIGCDLAKYQDYTVIVVLDVTEKPFRLVHFQRFNRRPYAETIMRLKELYRRFNSPRVLIDSSGVGDPVLEDLQDIGAEGYVFTSKSKVQLIQRLQAVIENGEVKYPYIEELVRELQFFEYQLTRQGVKMEARQGFHDDCVIALALAVWAAEQYSGGYISVGYSRF from the coding sequence ATGAATGATCTTATCTCCGAACTCTCAAAAGACAGGAAGAAAATAAAGCAGGCCATCAAGGATCCTGTTCTGTTCACTCAGTTCTTCCTCTACCACAAGCCCCATCCGGCTCAGGAGCAAATCCTACGTGACAGATGCCAGTTCTTAACAGTTGTTGCAGGCAGACGTTTTGGCAAGACGAAGGCGATGGCATTCTCTGCAATCCACTACGCCGTGACCCACCCAGGTTCTATCCAGTTCATCCTCGCCCCCAGCTACAACCAGGCAAACATCATGTTCTGGGAGATCACGAGCCTGCTGTCTAAGTCTATCCTCGTCCATCTGGTCGAGAGGGTTTACAAGACACCGTTCAGCCGAATAATCTTCAAAAACGGCAGCGAGATTCACGCAAGATCAACAACAAAACCGGAATACCTCAGGGGTCACAAGGCTCATCGTGTAATCCTCGACGAAGCCGCTTACATTCCGGATGATGTCGTCAGCCAGGTTGTCGAGCCGATGCTCGCAGACTACAACGGTTCGTGGATCAAGATCGGAACGCCATTCGGCAAGAACCACTTCTACGACACCTACCTCAAGGGCCAGTCTGAAGAATTCCCGGATTACTCGAGCTACCGCTTCCCCTCTACAGCCAACCCCCACATAAGCCACGAGTTCATCGAGAAGAAGAAGCGAGAGTACGGAGAGAACTCCATCATCTTCAGAACTGAATACCTTGCAGAGTTCGTCGAGGACCAGAATGCTGTGTTCAGGTGGGAGGACATCCAGAAGAACGTGGCGAGCATCGAACTGCTTGACAGAGGACATCCTGCGAGGAGATATGTCATCGGCTGTGATCTTGCGAAGTATCAGGACTACACGGTCATCGTCGTGCTGGATGTGACTGAAAAGCCGTTCAGGCTCGTCCACTTCCAGCGTTTCAACCGCCGACCTTACGCAGAGACGATCATGAGGCTGAAGGAACTGTACAGGAGGTTCAACTCACCGAGGGTGCTGATCGACTCGTCGGGAGTTGGTGATCCCGTGCTTGAGGACCTGCAGGACATTGGGGCTGAGGGCTACGTCTTCACGTCCAAGTCCAAGGTCCAGCTCATCCAGAGGTTGCAGGCGGTGATCGAGAACGGCGAGGTGAAGTATCCATACATCGAGGAGCTTGTCAGGGAGCTGCAGTTCTTCGAGTATCAGCTGACGAGGCAGGGGGTGAAGATGGAGGCGAGACAGGGCTTCCACGACGACTGCGTGATAGCTTTAGCTCTCGCTGTCTGGGCAGCCGAGCAGTACAGTGGAGGGTATATCAGCGTTGGTTATTCTCGGTTTTGA
- a CDS encoding AbrB/MazE/SpoVT family DNA-binding domain-containing protein translates to MESDERILDVATLSSKYQITITKTIREKLGLTAGDRVVFVEKNGEIVIRKA, encoded by the coding sequence ATGGAAAGCGATGAAAGAATCCTTGACGTTGCCACATTGAGTTCGAAATATCAGATAACCATAACAAAAACGATTCGAGAGAAGCTGGGGCTTACAGCAGGAGATAGGGTTGTATTTGTCGAGAAAAATGGGGAAATCGTGATAAGAAAAGCTTAG
- a CDS encoding phage portal protein, producing the protein MLKTIRQKIFSSFKTKSADYRSERIQIFPFANLSNNLAFSTAVIGNYQNYEEAYFTSVDISTAIDLIAHFAVTEFQFSGSEQDVKKAEMFAREMKLRTRLINDIRTMLIYGNAYEYLADSEIGIEMQFLNPKNVKVRIDEYGDVVAYVYSVAGEENDLQPERVLHFAYGRIGNSPYGYSLVHQVYNLLKLKQKLELMAAILAYKMGHPLLHAKVKNPAMIPEVEKVLQNRVQTNYDATNVEDQIAIVNQIVTDDAVDLNAISSQLDLKGLVEMIQYLQGQIDKALKVPRVFYGEPEGSNRATSYNQLKTFSLFLQSLRSAIKEELEAKLFPLLGLDVEIEFEEIVIEDEMIWGELATQLYQAGIIDTDEARKLIGFSPLEEQ; encoded by the coding sequence ATGCTTAAAACGATACGTCAGAAAATCTTCTCTTCCTTCAAAACCAAATCAGCCGACTATCGGTCAGAGAGGATCCAAATCTTCCCGTTCGCAAACCTCAGCAATAACCTTGCATTCAGCACAGCCGTCATCGGCAACTACCAGAACTACGAGGAAGCGTACTTCACGAGCGTTGACATTTCTACAGCGATTGATCTGATTGCTCATTTTGCAGTTACAGAGTTCCAGTTTTCCGGCTCCGAGCAGGATGTTAAAAAAGCTGAGATGTTCGCAAGGGAAATGAAACTGCGAACGAGACTGATAAACGACATCAGAACGATGCTGATCTATGGCAACGCCTACGAATACCTTGCTGACAGCGAGATAGGAATCGAGATGCAGTTTCTCAATCCGAAGAATGTCAAGGTCAGGATAGACGAGTACGGTGATGTCGTCGCCTATGTCTATTCCGTGGCCGGAGAGGAAAACGATCTGCAGCCCGAGAGGGTCCTTCACTTCGCATACGGCAGAATTGGCAACTCACCCTATGGCTACAGCCTGGTACATCAGGTTTACAACCTTCTCAAGCTTAAGCAGAAGCTCGAGCTGATGGCCGCAATTCTCGCCTACAAGATGGGACACCCGCTCCTCCACGCCAAGGTGAAGAACCCTGCGATGATTCCAGAGGTCGAGAAGGTCCTGCAGAACAGGGTTCAGACGAACTATGATGCGACGAACGTTGAGGATCAGATAGCGATAGTCAACCAGATCGTCACCGACGATGCTGTCGATTTGAACGCAATCAGCAGCCAGCTCGACCTGAAGGGTCTCGTGGAAATGATACAGTACTTGCAAGGGCAGATAGACAAGGCATTGAAAGTACCTCGTGTTTTCTATGGCGAGCCTGAAGGTAGCAACAGAGCGACTTCATACAATCAGCTCAAGACATTCAGTCTGTTCCTGCAGTCGCTCAGGTCTGCAATCAAGGAGGAGCTTGAGGCAAAGCTGTTCCCGCTTCTCGGCCTCGATGTTGAAATAGAATTCGAGGAGATTGTAATCGAGGACGAGATGATCTGGGGTGAGCTTGCAACCCAGCTCTACCAGGCCGGAATTATCGACACGGACGAGGCAAGGAAGCTGATTGGGTTCTCTCCGCTTGAAGAGCAATGA
- a CDS encoding DUF4258 domain-containing protein, which translates to MKFTEHAKIRMEEYNISEEDVANCITSPDHLYLDILTGRIVAVKKIVENKYLITVYESNDEITVVTLFPTSKINKIEKRVKSGRWLEL; encoded by the coding sequence ATGAAGTTTACAGAGCATGCCAAAATCAGAATGGAAGAGTACAATATTTCAGAGGAAGATGTTGCCAACTGCATAACCTCTCCAGATCACCTATATTTGGATATCTTGACTGGAAGGATCGTCGCAGTCAAAAAAATTGTAGAAAACAAATACCTCATTACAGTCTATGAAAGCAATGACGAAATCACCGTCGTTACATTGTTCCCCACCAGCAAAATTAATAAGATTGAGAAGAGAGTTAAAAGTGGAAGGTGGTTGGAGTTATGA
- a CDS encoding nucleotide modification associated domain-containing protein produces MTKLISELGQIFTECLEIARKKNRDYAGNRSPFHNFELCERLGICSLEEGILVRMTDKMSRIANLLKKEADVRDESIEDTLKDLINYSAILIAYLRTTRENND; encoded by the coding sequence ATGACTAAGCTGATCTCAGAGCTTGGACAGATCTTTACAGAATGTCTCGAAATTGCGAGAAAGAAGAACAGGGATTACGCCGGTAATCGCTCTCCCTTCCACAATTTTGAACTCTGTGAAAGACTTGGAATCTGCAGCCTCGAGGAGGGAATACTGGTAAGGATGACTGACAAGATGTCGAGAATTGCCAACCTGCTCAAGAAGGAAGCCGATGTCAGGGATGAGTCGATAGAGGACACGCTGAAGGACCTGATAAACTACTCTGCGATTCTGATAGCATATCTCAGGACAACGAGGGAGAACAATGATTGA
- a CDS encoding DUF2283 domain-containing protein, translating to MNVKYDRKADILYLKFSDSKPVDSDMLNDDVVVSFDKDGEIVSMEIWRAKELILPVFLEYLKAVKEVKL from the coding sequence ATGAATGTTAAGTATGACAGAAAAGCAGACATCCTGTACCTGAAGTTTTCAGATTCAAAACCAGTTGATTCTGACATGCTGAATGACGATGTTGTTGTATCTTTCGATAAAGATGGTGAAATAGTGAGCATGGAGATCTGGAGAGCCAAGGAGCTTATTCTCCCGGTGTTTCTCGAGTATCTCAAGGCAGTTAAGGAAGTCAAATTGTGA
- a CDS encoding ribbon-helix-helix domain-containing protein — protein MNITVSPILKRELEELVERGYFSNVSDAVRYAIHEMLARFRAEGRLPPDSAEERIRHARLIEEREGELE, from the coding sequence ATGAATATTACAGTCTCTCCAATCCTCAAACGAGAGCTCGAAGAGCTGGTCGAGAGAGGTTATTTCTCTAATGTTTCGGATGCAGTGAGATATGCAATCCACGAGATGCTTGCAAGATTCAGAGCTGAGGGGAGACTTCCACCAGACTCAGCAGAGGAGAGAATCAGACACGCTCGACTGATAGAAGAAAGAGAAGGTGAGCTGGAATGA
- a CDS encoding phage head morphogenesis protein, protein MKGDRISQPATSPIPKTLQAEFARELKKLSRSAKQRIELMLKAAHRIDDSLISEIQSVLEQELGHERARRFIERYLPIFWERGAAFAGRMLKKYGIEVRIPSSMFSILDQETLDQLKNLQLDLVKSLTDEQKKKLALKIREGLLAGKSVREITKDALEVVEETKWKIERIVRTETARTFNLAAADRYERAGIKRWRWLTALDERVCPVCSSRHGRIISDKTQLPPHGSHPNCRCTIVPYLPKSREKKPEPEIVEITGDKELDERISRALSDYENLLREEGSFSRALNRFIHREPISVSEAEKRGKEYIRFFGKGGPEDVRSYIQNVLPYRINSKVVERAGKVKIRTTAGRTYKGRYYHSRREIQISKHYGEKERTFMHEYGHHLDHTLYLEETRKFFIARVKKHGYRLEMLRKHEQYSHLGFDIFHFDGFDHIDPYAGRIYLGTYVDEHYKRLRKLVDNPKLIEIDPDIRNNFHTELLSVGMEYFTKEELMKELWEKDRELFGFILSLLRGK, encoded by the coding sequence ATGAAGGGCGACAGAATTTCTCAGCCAGCAACCTCACCAATACCGAAAACCCTGCAGGCTGAATTCGCAAGAGAGCTGAAGAAGCTCAGCAGGTCAGCGAAGCAGAGGATTGAGCTTATGCTCAAAGCGGCACACAGAATTGATGATAGTCTGATCTCCGAAATTCAAAGTGTTCTTGAGCAGGAGCTTGGACACGAGAGGGCAAGAAGATTCATCGAACGCTATTTACCTATCTTCTGGGAGAGAGGGGCAGCTTTTGCAGGGAGGATGCTGAAAAAATACGGAATAGAGGTGAGGATCCCGAGCAGCATGTTCAGCATTCTCGATCAGGAGACTCTCGACCAGTTAAAGAATTTGCAGCTCGATCTTGTCAAGTCTCTCACGGATGAGCAGAAGAAAAAGCTCGCTTTAAAGATAAGGGAGGGACTGCTTGCAGGTAAGTCAGTGAGAGAAATAACCAAGGACGCTCTTGAAGTTGTCGAAGAAACGAAATGGAAGATTGAGAGAATCGTAAGGACTGAAACCGCGAGAACCTTCAACCTTGCCGCTGCAGATCGATATGAGAGGGCAGGTATAAAGAGATGGAGGTGGCTGACGGCTCTTGACGAGAGAGTCTGCCCGGTCTGCAGCAGCAGGCACGGAAGAATCATCAGCGACAAAACACAGCTTCCCCCACACGGATCGCACCCGAACTGCAGGTGCACGATAGTCCCCTATCTCCCGAAGAGCAGAGAAAAGAAGCCAGAACCAGAAATTGTAGAGATCACGGGTGATAAAGAGCTTGATGAGAGGATATCGAGGGCACTCTCAGATTACGAAAACCTCCTCAGAGAGGAAGGTAGCTTTAGCAGGGCTCTAAACCGGTTCATTCACAGAGAGCCTATCAGCGTTTCCGAGGCTGAAAAGAGAGGTAAAGAGTACATCAGGTTCTTCGGTAAGGGTGGTCCGGAAGATGTCAGGAGTTACATCCAGAATGTCCTGCCGTACAGGATTAACAGTAAAGTTGTTGAGAGAGCTGGTAAGGTGAAGATAAGAACAACCGCGGGGAGGACGTACAAGGGCCGGTATTACCACTCCAGAAGAGAGATCCAGATCAGCAAGCATTATGGCGAGAAGGAGAGGACGTTCATGCACGAGTACGGGCACCACCTCGATCACACGCTCTATCTCGAGGAAACAAGGAAGTTCTTTATTGCGAGGGTAAAAAAGCACGGATACAGGCTCGAAATGCTGAGAAAGCACGAGCAGTACAGCCACCTCGGTTTCGACATTTTCCACTTCGACGGATTCGACCACATAGACCCGTATGCTGGTAGAATCTACCTCGGAACGTATGTGGATGAACATTACAAAAGACTCAGGAAACTCGTCGATAATCCCAAACTCATTGAAATAGACCCTGACATAAGGAACAACTTTCATACCGAGCTGTTAAGTGTTGGAATGGAATACTTCACGAAGGAGGAGCTGATGAAAGAGCTGTGGGAGAAGGACAGGGAGCTGTTCGGTTTCATTCTGTCTTTGCTGAGGGGAAAGTGA
- a CDS encoding ribbon-helix-helix domain-containing protein — protein MSRAKVVDGEYLNVRVARADAEALKELVDRGLFMNVSDAVRTAIRELVSKYKVLENEEEVTTDARQQ, from the coding sequence GTGAGTCGGGCAAAAGTTGTGGATGGAGAGTATCTGAATGTGAGGGTAGCAAGGGCTGATGCGGAGGCGCTGAAGGAGCTCGTTGACAGGGGGCTGTTCATGAACGTCAGCGATGCAGTCAGAACAGCAATCAGAGAGCTTGTTTCGAAGTATAAGGTTCTGGAGAATGAGGAGGAGGTGACCACAGATGCCCGACAGCAGTGA
- a CDS encoding Clp protease/crotonase-like domain-containing protein yields MARIFSFSVSEDKTQLIAILEKWSENKELSKNIVAILEGLYLTGNMNFNAKNVSDDFFKIVELEKKLIELKKQIAIINELEAEIREMKKKFEDMKNHTETHNNSRLIEILKNDVFDDINALRKKLNNGTSEYEKHEVVRFIKVRLTNFALENGLNYPEARNLFFKAFPDTEELLKNKI; encoded by the coding sequence TTGGCAAGAATATTCTCATTTAGCGTTTCTGAGGACAAAACTCAATTAATCGCTATCCTCGAGAAATGGAGTGAAAACAAAGAGCTGAGTAAAAATATAGTCGCAATCCTTGAAGGTCTTTATTTGACAGGAAACATGAATTTCAATGCAAAGAATGTATCAGATGATTTCTTCAAGATAGTCGAACTTGAGAAGAAGCTTATAGAGTTGAAAAAACAGATAGCCATCATAAATGAGCTCGAGGCAGAAATTCGGGAGATGAAAAAGAAGTTTGAAGATATGAAAAATCATACGGAGACCCATAACAACTCACGGTTAATTGAAATTCTGAAAAATGATGTGTTTGATGATATTAATGCTCTCAGAAAGAAACTGAACAACGGCACAAGCGAATACGAGAAACATGAGGTTGTGAGGTTTATCAAGGTTAGGCTGACCAATTTCGCATTAGAGAACGGATTAAACTATCCCGAAGCTCGCAATCTTTTCTTTAAGGCATTTCCTGATACTGAAGAACTGCTGAAAAACAAGATATAG
- a CDS encoding DNA polymerase sliding clamp, whose amino-acid sequence MMIEAGLNGDALKKLVKGLSLLVSEARWHFNEFGLKVVAVDPANVAMIIASIPADSFDVYSISDEEVVIGVDINRVNEITKKIPKGDSASLSAEVATLKIGFGKLEYSVALIDPAAIRKSPKVPSLDTKAEVVVDPAEFKRAIELAGKISEHVVLEVKDGEFVISAKESLETIRVSFDDGSLISLEGGNARSMFGVEYIQMFTKVANKDDELHIHLGTDYPGKFSFVSDSCRVEYILAPRLEQGVY is encoded by the coding sequence ATGATGATTGAAGCTGGGCTGAATGGCGATGCTCTGAAAAAGCTCGTCAAGGGCCTGAGCCTCCTCGTGTCCGAGGCGAGGTGGCACTTCAACGAGTTCGGCCTGAAGGTTGTCGCAGTCGATCCCGCGAACGTTGCGATGATCATCGCGTCCATTCCTGCAGACAGCTTTGACGTCTACAGCATCTCGGACGAGGAGGTCGTGATAGGGGTAGACATCAACAGAGTGAATGAAATCACGAAGAAGATCCCCAAGGGTGATAGTGCCTCTCTGTCGGCAGAAGTGGCCACACTCAAAATAGGGTTCGGGAAGCTCGAGTACAGTGTCGCATTGATAGATCCTGCTGCGATAAGGAAGTCCCCGAAGGTGCCGAGTCTGGACACCAAGGCCGAGGTTGTTGTGGATCCGGCTGAGTTCAAGAGGGCGATAGAGCTCGCCGGGAAGATCTCCGAGCACGTCGTCCTCGAGGTCAAGGACGGCGAGTTCGTGATCTCTGCGAAAGAGAGCCTCGAGACGATCAGGGTGAGCTTCGACGATGGCAGTTTGATCAGCCTCGAGGGCGGTAACGCGCGGAGCATGTTCGGTGTTGAGTACATACAGATGTTCACCAAGGTCGCCAACAAAGACGACGAGCTCCACATCCACCTCGGGACAGACTACCCTGGGAAGTTCAGCTTCGTCAGCGACTCCTGCAGGGTGGAGTACATACTCGCTCCGAGGCTCGAGCAGGGGGTGTACTGA
- a CDS encoding ribbon-helix-helix domain-containing protein: MPDSSELFRWLSQEKTMVSFQMRLDRLYLLDKLVKSGEFKSRSHAIVTAIEDLLRQYYPELHSELEVNSNV; the protein is encoded by the coding sequence ATGCCCGACAGCAGTGAGCTCTTCAGGTGGCTTAGTCAGGAGAAGACCATGGTCAGCTTCCAGATGAGACTCGACAGGCTTTACCTGCTGGACAAGCTTGTCAAGTCTGGAGAGTTCAAGAGCAGGTCTCATGCGATTGTAACGGCGATAGAGGATCTGCTGAGGCAGTACTACCCCGAACTCCATTCCGAGCTGGAGGTGAACAGCAATGTCTGA